One window from the genome of Pandoraea fibrosis encodes:
- a CDS encoding VOC family protein, with translation MSTQGIDRQIDNIEFKVADIARSKAFYGSVFGWTFTDYGPTYTEFSDGRLTGGFTTGEARPGGPLIILYANDLAETQRRIEAAGATITLPVFSFPGGRRFHFTDPDGYELAVWSAAQ, from the coding sequence ATGAGCACGCAAGGCATCGATCGTCAGATCGACAATATCGAATTCAAAGTGGCCGACATTGCTCGCAGCAAGGCCTTCTATGGCAGCGTTTTCGGCTGGACTTTCACCGATTACGGCCCGACGTACACGGAATTCAGCGACGGCCGACTCACCGGCGGCTTCACCACCGGCGAAGCCCGGCCGGGGGGTCCACTGATCATCCTGTACGCGAACGATCTCGCAGAAACGCAACGCCGCATCGAAGCCGCGGGCGCGACGATCACCCTTCCCGTCTTCTCGTTTCCGGGCGGCCGACGCTTTCACTTCACCGATCCGGACGGCTACGAACTCGCTGTCTGGTCGGCCGCGCAATAA
- a CDS encoding porin gives MKSLARSPLARAAALIIGCGATTLAHAQSNITLYGIVDGGIGYASNVASVTRAGAAGRPAVVNGASNYAFQSGTWQGSRWGMQGTEDLGNGLKALFRLENGFNIGNGTASQGGAEFGRHAYVGLQDKAYGTVTLGRQYDPLIDLVGSVGGTALLSGVAAHPGDVDNLDHSSRVNNSVKYRSPTWGGFTFGAMYGFGGQPGTMGRQNTWGLAGQYANGPITWGVGYSHANNDKASATDTTIGSWAGSSESAFASSINAGYASAKARDIIATSMTYQIGNTTLGANYSHTEYSAGSYSRFTRTAKFDSVGVLAMYRFTNAFRLGGGYSFTNVNAPAANASGAKYHQFNLAAFYNLSKRTELYALAGYQKASGSTLDAFGNVIDATASVGDAANGMSSATNSQTVVRLGVSHVF, from the coding sequence ATGAAGTCTCTTGCTCGCTCCCCTCTCGCCCGCGCTGCCGCGCTCATCATCGGCTGCGGCGCCACCACGCTCGCGCACGCCCAGTCGAACATCACGTTGTACGGCATTGTCGACGGCGGCATTGGCTACGCCAGCAATGTCGCCAGCGTCACCCGGGCTGGCGCTGCCGGCCGTCCTGCCGTCGTCAATGGCGCATCGAATTACGCATTCCAGAGCGGCACGTGGCAAGGCAGCCGCTGGGGCATGCAGGGCACCGAGGACCTCGGCAATGGCCTGAAGGCACTTTTCCGTCTCGAGAACGGCTTCAACATCGGCAACGGAACCGCAAGTCAGGGCGGCGCCGAATTCGGACGCCATGCTTACGTCGGTCTGCAAGACAAGGCCTACGGCACGGTCACGCTCGGCCGCCAGTACGACCCGCTGATCGATCTGGTCGGCTCGGTCGGCGGCACGGCATTGCTCTCGGGCGTTGCGGCGCATCCCGGCGACGTCGACAACCTAGATCACAGCTCTCGCGTGAACAACAGCGTGAAATACCGTTCGCCGACGTGGGGCGGCTTCACCTTCGGCGCCATGTACGGCTTCGGCGGCCAGCCGGGCACGATGGGACGCCAGAACACGTGGGGGCTCGCCGGTCAGTATGCCAACGGCCCGATCACCTGGGGCGTCGGCTACTCGCACGCCAACAACGACAAGGCGAGCGCCACCGACACCACCATCGGAAGCTGGGCCGGGTCGTCCGAATCGGCCTTCGCGTCGTCGATCAACGCGGGTTACGCCAGCGCGAAAGCTCGCGACATCATCGCGACGTCGATGACTTACCAGATCGGCAACACCACGCTGGGTGCGAACTACAGCCACACCGAGTACTCGGCAGGCAGCTACTCGCGCTTTACCCGCACCGCCAAGTTCGACTCGGTCGGCGTGCTGGCGATGTATCGCTTCACCAACGCGTTCCGACTGGGAGGCGGCTATAGCTTCACAAACGTGAATGCACCGGCCGCCAACGCCTCGGGCGCGAAGTACCACCAGTTCAACCTTGCGGCGTTCTACAACCTGTCCAAGCGCACCGAGTTGTATGCGCTGGCGGGCTACCAGAAGGCGTCCGGCAGCACGCTCGACGCCTTCGGCAACGTGATCGACGCCACGGCCTCGGTCGGCGACGCGGCGAACGGCATGTCGTCGGCGACGAACTCGCAGACGGTCGTGCGTCTGGGCGTCAGCCACGTTTTCTAA
- a CDS encoding Rrf2 family transcriptional regulator, whose amino-acid sequence MRLTDHTDYSLRTLIYVAVHPDELVHVQSVAEAFDIPKNHLVKIVQKLGQLGFLHTVRGRSGGIRLGRAPERIGLGDVVRAMEPDFAMVECFRQGENACVITSACHLRGVLGEALRAYFAVLDGYTLADLVAQPAVLRRLLGDAVAAAIPIADIQVKRRVTES is encoded by the coding sequence ATGCGACTCACCGACCATACCGATTACAGTTTGCGCACCCTGATCTACGTTGCGGTTCATCCCGACGAGCTGGTGCACGTGCAATCCGTGGCGGAGGCGTTCGACATTCCCAAGAACCATCTCGTGAAGATCGTGCAGAAGCTCGGTCAACTGGGCTTCCTGCATACGGTGCGCGGCCGTTCCGGCGGGATTCGTCTGGGACGCGCACCGGAGCGCATCGGACTGGGAGACGTCGTGCGGGCGATGGAGCCTGACTTCGCGATGGTCGAATGCTTCCGTCAGGGCGAGAACGCTTGCGTGATCACGTCGGCGTGCCATCTGCGAGGCGTGCTGGGCGAGGCGTTGCGTGCCTACTTCGCGGTGCTGGACGGCTACACGTTGGCCGATCTGGTCGCTCAGCCGGCCGTGTTGCGGCGCTTGCTCGGCGATGCCGTGGCCGCCGCCATTCCCATCGCAGACATCCAGGTCAAGCGGCGCGTGACCGAATCGTAA
- a CDS encoding DUF4148 domain-containing protein, which produces MNARIFAAALIATATLASASAFADTQTADVGQPATTQGVTRAQVREELRQARASGQLDQSLQTYPSLLQQRSSAGRSRAEVRAEIGTGANVGDNRA; this is translated from the coding sequence ATGAACGCTCGTATTTTCGCTGCTGCCCTGATCGCTACCGCTACGCTGGCTTCCGCTTCGGCCTTCGCCGACACGCAGACCGCCGATGTGGGTCAACCGGCTACCACGCAAGGCGTCACCCGCGCACAGGTGCGCGAGGAATTGCGTCAGGCGCGTGCCTCCGGCCAACTCGACCAATCGCTCCAGACGTATCCGTCGTTGCTGCAACAACGTTCCTCGGCCGGTCGTTCGCGCGCTGAAGTCCGTGCGGAAATCGGCACGGGCGCCAACGTGGGCGACAACCGCGCCTGA
- a CDS encoding Lrp/AsnC family transcriptional regulator: protein MAGVTLDDLDLRILSVLQADSSLSNLELSRRVHASAPTCLRRVRALVDAGVIARQIAIIDPSKLGPTLSAVVEVSLDRQAAEDYDAFESYICAEPVVTQCYRVSPGPDFVVIAEVRDMAEYDELARRLFKSSANIRNVRTFFSTRCAKFEANARILPIRSNASR, encoded by the coding sequence ATGGCCGGCGTTACGCTAGACGACTTGGACTTGCGAATCCTGAGCGTGCTGCAAGCCGATTCGTCCCTATCGAATCTCGAATTGTCGAGACGTGTCCACGCGTCCGCACCAACGTGTCTGCGCCGGGTGCGCGCGCTCGTCGACGCCGGCGTCATTGCGCGCCAGATCGCCATCATCGATCCGTCGAAGCTGGGACCGACGCTGAGCGCGGTCGTCGAAGTAAGTCTCGACCGGCAAGCGGCCGAGGACTACGACGCCTTCGAGTCGTACATTTGCGCAGAGCCTGTCGTCACCCAGTGCTATCGCGTCTCGCCGGGGCCGGACTTCGTGGTCATCGCCGAAGTCCGCGATATGGCGGAATACGACGAACTCGCACGCCGGTTGTTCAAAAGCTCGGCGAACATTCGCAATGTGCGCACGTTCTTTTCGACACGCTGCGCGAAATTCGAGGCCAACGCTCGCATTCTTCCGATTCGTTCGAATGCGTCTCGCTGA
- a CDS encoding lipocalin-like domain-containing protein, protein MIVKRVTSGVVVLACALVTSVTQAEAPGGGTSLAGTWTLVAADVQHPDGSRTRDYGAAPKGMLFIDGQGHYSLQIFKSERPKFASGDKSVATPAEYNAAVMGSSTHFGTLSVDPVAGTLTFHIQNASFPNWEGQQQKRTYDLKGRELSYRVTPRPNGDVPISVWQRLD, encoded by the coding sequence ATGATTGTCAAGCGCGTTACCTCGGGAGTCGTTGTTCTCGCATGCGCACTCGTGACGAGCGTGACGCAGGCCGAAGCGCCGGGAGGGGGTACATCGTTGGCAGGAACGTGGACGCTGGTTGCCGCAGATGTCCAGCATCCCGATGGGTCACGCACGCGCGACTATGGGGCGGCTCCGAAGGGAATGCTGTTTATCGACGGCCAGGGGCACTATTCGCTGCAAATATTCAAGTCGGAGCGTCCAAAATTCGCCTCTGGGGACAAGAGCGTCGCGACGCCCGCCGAGTACAACGCCGCGGTCATGGGGTCCAGCACGCACTTCGGCACGCTCAGCGTCGACCCGGTAGCAGGAACGCTGACTTTCCACATTCAGAACGCTTCCTTTCCGAATTGGGAGGGACAGCAGCAGAAACGAACCTACGACTTGAAAGGTCGTGAGTTGAGCTATCGCGTCACCCCTCGACCGAATGGAGACGTGCCGATTTCGGTCTGGCAGCGTCTCGATTAA
- the glmS gene encoding glutamine--fructose-6-phosphate transaminase (isomerizing): MCGIIGAVAQRDIVPNLVDGLKRLEYRGYDSCGVALYRDRALVRARSVERVANLQDEIARTGLTGYTGIAHTRWATHGKPITDNAHPHFSPNAEAPRIALSHNGIIENHEALRATLEAQGYRFASQTDSEVIAHLIDHLYDGDLFDAVKAAAAQLRGSYAIAVICRDEPHRLVGARDGMPLIVGVGEGENFLASDAIALANVTDQIVYLENGDVADVQLHRYWIVDAQGQRGERPVNRVAAHTGAADLGPYRYYMQKEIFEQPRAVADTLQDVTSIMPELFGDNAWRVFNTVDSVLLLACGGSYHAALTAKYWIESLAQLPVNVEIASEYRYRDSVANPNTLVVAVSQSGETADVLGAVHVAKQRGMHHTLAICNVATSALARECALTFFTRAGVEIGVASTKAFTTQLVALFLLALTLAQSRKRLTDDDEQQHLRALRHLPDAIAKVLALEPQIIAWAEQLTRRQDILFLGRGLHFPVAMEGALKMKEISYIHAEAYPAGELKHGPLALVSDEMPVVAVAPNDRLLEKLKSNMHEVSARNGKLYVFADSDCGLSPGADIDVIRLNEHYGLLSPILHTIPMQLLAYHAAVARGTDVDKPRNLAKSVTVE, encoded by the coding sequence ATGTGTGGAATCATCGGCGCGGTCGCGCAGCGGGACATCGTCCCCAATCTGGTCGACGGTCTGAAGCGTCTGGAATATCGCGGGTATGACTCGTGCGGTGTCGCGCTTTATCGCGACCGGGCCTTGGTGCGTGCGCGCAGCGTCGAGCGCGTGGCGAATCTTCAGGACGAAATCGCGCGGACCGGACTGACGGGTTACACCGGCATTGCTCATACCCGTTGGGCAACGCACGGCAAACCGATCACCGACAATGCGCATCCGCACTTCTCGCCGAACGCCGAGGCGCCGCGCATTGCGCTTTCGCACAACGGCATCATCGAGAATCACGAGGCGTTGCGTGCGACGCTTGAGGCGCAGGGCTATCGCTTTGCGAGTCAGACCGACAGCGAAGTCATTGCGCACCTGATCGACCATCTTTACGACGGCGATCTGTTCGACGCTGTGAAGGCGGCCGCAGCACAGTTGCGCGGCAGCTACGCCATAGCGGTGATTTGCCGTGACGAGCCGCATCGGCTGGTCGGTGCGCGCGACGGCATGCCGCTGATCGTCGGTGTGGGGGAGGGGGAGAATTTCCTCGCGTCCGATGCGATTGCGCTCGCGAACGTCACCGATCAGATCGTGTATCTGGAGAACGGCGATGTGGCGGACGTTCAGCTTCACCGCTACTGGATCGTGGATGCGCAGGGCCAGCGGGGCGAGCGTCCGGTCAATCGGGTCGCCGCGCATACCGGGGCGGCCGATCTCGGGCCGTATCGCTATTACATGCAAAAGGAAATCTTCGAGCAACCGCGCGCGGTGGCGGACACATTACAGGACGTGACGTCGATCATGCCGGAGCTGTTCGGCGACAACGCTTGGCGGGTGTTCAATACCGTGGACTCTGTGCTTCTGCTCGCTTGCGGTGGCAGTTACCACGCGGCGTTGACGGCGAAGTACTGGATCGAAAGTCTTGCGCAACTGCCTGTGAACGTGGAGATCGCGAGCGAGTATCGCTATCGCGACAGCGTGGCGAATCCGAATACGCTGGTGGTCGCCGTCTCGCAAAGCGGCGAGACCGCCGATGTGCTGGGGGCTGTGCATGTGGCGAAGCAGCGAGGGATGCATCACACGCTGGCGATTTGCAACGTGGCGACGAGTGCCTTGGCTCGCGAGTGCGCGTTGACGTTCTTCACGCGGGCGGGAGTCGAGATCGGTGTGGCGTCGACGAAGGCGTTCACGACGCAGCTTGTCGCGCTGTTCTTGCTGGCGCTGACGCTGGCACAAAGCCGCAAGCGTCTGACGGACGACGACGAGCAGCAACATCTGCGTGCCCTTCGGCATCTGCCGGACGCCATTGCGAAGGTGCTGGCACTGGAGCCGCAAATCATCGCGTGGGCGGAGCAATTGACGCGCCGGCAGGACATTCTATTTCTTGGCCGCGGTCTGCATTTTCCGGTCGCGATGGAAGGCGCGCTGAAGATGAAGGAAATCTCGTACATTCACGCGGAAGCGTATCCGGCGGGGGAACTGAAGCACGGGCCGCTTGCGTTGGTGAGCGACGAAATGCCCGTGGTCGCGGTGGCGCCGAACGACCGTCTGCTGGAGAAGCTCAAGTCGAACATGCACGAAGTGAGCGCACGCAATGGCAAGCTCTATGTGTTTGCCGATAGCGATTGCGGCCTGTCACCCGGTGCGGATATCGACGTGATCCGGCTCAATGAGCACTACGGTCTGCTATCGCCCATTCTTCACACCATCCCGATGCAATTGCTCGCGTATCACGCTGCGGTGGCACGAGGCACCGATGTGGACAAGCCAAGAAATCTGGCGAAGTCGGTGACGGTGGAGTGA
- a CDS encoding DeoR/GlpR family DNA-binding transcription regulator has translation MDLSERQTRIVALFRQHGEISVDALADHFGVATQTIRRDVNTLCDANVLRRYHGGARLLTPGPNQPYEVRRVRNLEGKLRIGQAAAERIPDGATVLLGIGTTPEQVAVALVHRKRLCVITNNLRAALVLASNPEHRVIVPGGELRSPNPEILGDEADRLFRAYRADVGVYSVGGIDDDGTLLDYDRHEAASREALRDASRYRILVADTYKFSRKPSVRGGQLDEQDLVITDGPLPDPLCGHLQLSVVSPVSPEILVV, from the coding sequence ATGGACCTTTCCGAACGCCAGACCCGCATCGTTGCCTTGTTTCGCCAACACGGCGAAATAAGTGTCGATGCGCTCGCCGACCACTTCGGCGTGGCCACCCAGACGATTCGCCGCGACGTCAACACGTTGTGCGACGCCAATGTGCTGCGCCGCTATCACGGCGGGGCACGCCTGCTCACGCCGGGGCCGAACCAGCCGTATGAAGTGCGTCGCGTGCGCAATCTCGAAGGCAAGCTGCGCATCGGTCAGGCAGCGGCCGAACGCATTCCCGATGGCGCCACCGTTCTCCTTGGCATCGGCACGACACCGGAGCAAGTCGCCGTGGCCCTCGTTCATCGCAAGCGTTTGTGCGTCATCACCAACAACCTGCGCGCGGCGCTGGTGCTCGCCAGTAACCCCGAACATCGCGTGATCGTTCCCGGTGGCGAACTGCGATCGCCGAATCCGGAAATTCTTGGCGACGAGGCCGACCGTCTGTTCCGCGCCTATCGCGCCGACGTCGGCGTGTATAGCGTGGGCGGCATCGACGACGACGGTACGCTGCTCGATTACGACCGCCACGAAGCCGCGTCGCGCGAAGCGCTGCGCGACGCCAGCCGCTACCGCATTCTCGTCGCAGACACATACAAGTTCTCGCGCAAGCCCAGCGTGCGAGGCGGCCAGCTTGACGAACAGGATCTCGTCATCACCGACGGTCCGTTGCCCGACCCGTTGTGCGGGCATTTGCAGTTATCGGTCGTGTCACCGGTTTCCCCCGAAATTCTTGTCGTCTGA
- a CDS encoding LysR substrate-binding domain-containing protein, with protein MAQPNLDMDALRTLLATQKLGGLNRAAERIGRSQSAVSQQMRKLEEQVGMPMFRRQGRGLVLTETGELILSYAHRILELNDEAIRAVRGASIEGVVRFGLPGDFAETWLPKALGQFKKTHPRVRVDVAVERNGMLLERLDRGELDLVLAMGYEHRPDAERLATLPMTWIGPAGSGVVLTPGVPLDLALYNPPCFFRRAGISALDSANISWRLAYTTASLRSLWSGVEAGLGVTLRTASGMPSTLRRLGEKDGLPPLPSVDLCLHAATDDISPALAQLKRAVVENATANLNGDA; from the coding sequence ATGGCTCAACCCAACCTCGATATGGATGCGTTGCGCACCCTCCTGGCCACGCAAAAACTTGGCGGTCTGAATCGCGCGGCGGAACGCATCGGCCGCTCGCAATCGGCGGTTAGCCAGCAGATGCGCAAGCTGGAAGAACAGGTCGGCATGCCGATGTTCCGGCGACAGGGGCGTGGGCTGGTACTGACCGAGACCGGCGAATTGATACTGTCCTACGCGCATCGCATTCTCGAACTCAACGACGAAGCGATACGCGCCGTCCGGGGCGCATCGATCGAGGGCGTCGTGCGCTTCGGCCTGCCCGGCGATTTCGCCGAAACATGGCTTCCGAAAGCGTTGGGACAATTTAAGAAAACACATCCGCGGGTACGCGTGGACGTTGCCGTTGAACGCAACGGCATGTTGCTCGAGCGATTGGATCGTGGGGAACTCGATCTGGTGCTCGCAATGGGATACGAACACCGTCCCGATGCCGAACGCCTGGCGACGTTGCCGATGACGTGGATCGGGCCGGCCGGAAGCGGCGTTGTCCTGACGCCGGGCGTTCCGTTGGATCTGGCGTTGTACAACCCGCCATGCTTCTTCCGCCGTGCCGGCATCAGCGCCCTCGATAGCGCCAACATTTCCTGGCGTTTGGCCTACACCACCGCCAGCCTCCGGAGTCTCTGGTCAGGGGTCGAGGCCGGCCTGGGCGTCACATTGCGAACCGCCTCCGGCATGCCCAGCACGTTAAGACGACTCGGAGAGAAAGACGGCCTCCCGCCGTTACCGTCCGTCGATCTCTGCCTGCATGCGGCGACGGACGACATCTCACCGGCGCTGGCACAACTCAAACGCGCCGTCGTCGAGAACGCGACGGCGAATCTGAATGGCGACGCCTGA
- a CDS encoding DUF3224 domain-containing protein: protein MNPIAKGHFDIQLEPQTLSGVAESTGLGRLSLNKTYHGDLQATSQGEMLSFRSSTQGSAGYVAMEKVSGTLHGRSGTFVLQHSATMTRGAPAQSINVVPDSGTDALSGISGSLIITIADGKHFYTFDYALPEARDGAHG from the coding sequence GTGAACCCCATAGCCAAAGGGCACTTTGATATCCAGCTCGAGCCGCAGACGTTAAGCGGTGTTGCCGAGAGCACCGGGCTAGGCCGTTTGTCGTTGAACAAGACCTATCACGGCGACTTGCAGGCAACCAGTCAGGGAGAGATGTTGTCATTCCGCAGCAGCACTCAGGGCTCTGCCGGCTACGTGGCGATGGAAAAGGTCAGCGGCACCCTGCACGGCCGCAGCGGCACGTTCGTGCTCCAGCACAGTGCCACCATGACACGCGGCGCACCTGCGCAGTCCATCAACGTTGTCCCCGACTCCGGCACCGACGCGTTGTCCGGGATTTCCGGAAGTCTGATCATCACCATCGCCGACGGCAAGCATTTCTACACGTTCGACTACGCCCTGCCGGAAGCGCGTGACGGCGCGCACGGCTGA
- a CDS encoding AraC family transcriptional regulator, producing the protein MDRLSTLISNFGVRAGVFHSGGLCGIASYGIDAHDGGHLHLLRAGEVALVLEDGSRQDIVEPSLIFFPRRNHHQLLSGDAARTELVCGSLSFDGGHNNPLVAALPEYLVLPTKSLSTLELTLNWLFTEAFGAQCGRLAVMDRLFELLVIQLLRHVLEQRIVSRGMLAGLSDPRLARALHVIHNQPGEAWTVESLAGTANMSRANFAAQFREVIGQSPADYLLDWRIGLAQKRLRDGQPIARVAEEVGYESASALARAFRRKTGSSPRDWLRAQMHAVTMLPPPRVTLVPALPAQAA; encoded by the coding sequence ATGGACCGGCTCTCCACCCTGATCTCGAATTTCGGCGTTCGCGCCGGCGTGTTTCATAGCGGCGGCCTGTGCGGTATTGCCAGCTATGGCATTGACGCGCATGACGGCGGACACTTGCATTTGCTACGCGCTGGCGAAGTCGCGTTAGTGCTCGAAGACGGCTCGCGGCAGGACATCGTCGAACCGTCGTTGATTTTCTTTCCACGCCGCAATCATCATCAATTGCTCTCGGGCGATGCCGCGAGAACGGAATTGGTCTGCGGTTCGCTGTCTTTCGACGGTGGCCACAACAATCCGCTGGTGGCGGCGCTGCCGGAATACCTCGTGCTTCCGACGAAATCGCTCTCCACGCTCGAACTCACGCTGAACTGGCTGTTCACTGAGGCGTTCGGTGCGCAGTGCGGACGCCTTGCCGTCATGGACAGGTTATTCGAACTGCTCGTCATCCAGTTGTTGCGCCATGTGCTGGAGCAGCGCATCGTCAGTCGCGGCATGCTGGCCGGATTGTCCGATCCACGACTCGCGCGGGCGCTACATGTGATTCACAATCAGCCGGGCGAAGCGTGGACGGTGGAGTCGCTTGCGGGGACGGCGAATATGTCGCGGGCCAACTTCGCCGCGCAGTTTCGCGAGGTCATCGGGCAGTCGCCGGCGGACTATCTGCTGGACTGGCGTATCGGTCTTGCACAGAAGCGTCTGCGCGACGGTCAGCCGATTGCGCGTGTGGCGGAAGAGGTGGGGTACGAAAGCGCGTCGGCCCTTGCGCGCGCGTTCCGCCGTAAGACGGGGAGCAGTCCGCGCGATTGGTTGCGCGCCCAGATGCATGCCGTGACGATGCTGCCGCCACCGCGCGTCACGCTCGTGCCGGCGCTGCCGGCACAGGCGGCTTAA
- a CDS encoding glycerophosphodiester phosphodiesterase family protein yields MWTRFAAASLAALTCVFGTMTPTVASAAPLIVAHRGGTGDTPENTVKAFTNALQNGAQALWMTVQVTRDGVPVMYRPADLSALTDGRGKLADVDYADVRKLNAGYAFSRKGADGQAVYPYRDHPLPIPTLREALAAVPANVPVLLDMKQTPAAPLVEAVIEVLDETNAWSRVRLYSTEAEATDRMRARRPQAQLFESRDATRNRLVAAALAGQCAAPPAPGTWAGIEFHRQVEVVERFTLGEGISKVVANWWTPAAVQCFKSRGDVHLVAFGVETPQDFETASQLGFDAVMTDSPARLRAALTNQGQATAK; encoded by the coding sequence ATGTGGACGCGCTTCGCGGCCGCGAGTCTCGCCGCGCTAACGTGTGTCTTTGGCACGATGACGCCCACCGTTGCCAGCGCCGCCCCGCTGATCGTGGCGCATCGCGGCGGCACCGGCGATACGCCGGAGAACACGGTGAAGGCGTTCACCAACGCGTTGCAGAACGGCGCGCAAGCGCTATGGATGACGGTGCAAGTCACGCGCGACGGCGTACCGGTGATGTACCGTCCGGCCGATCTTTCCGCGCTGACGGACGGACGGGGCAAGCTCGCGGACGTCGACTACGCCGACGTGCGCAAGCTCAACGCGGGCTATGCCTTCTCACGCAAGGGCGCCGATGGGCAAGCCGTCTATCCCTACCGCGACCACCCACTGCCGATACCCACCTTGCGCGAGGCACTGGCGGCTGTGCCCGCCAACGTGCCCGTGTTGCTCGACATGAAGCAAACGCCTGCTGCACCGCTGGTCGAAGCCGTTATCGAGGTGCTCGATGAGACCAACGCCTGGTCGCGCGTGCGTCTTTACTCGACAGAGGCCGAAGCGACCGATCGCATGCGTGCTCGCCGCCCGCAGGCACAGCTGTTCGAGTCGCGGGACGCCACCCGCAATCGCCTCGTCGCCGCCGCACTCGCCGGGCAATGCGCCGCACCCCCCGCCCCCGGCACTTGGGCCGGCATCGAATTCCATCGACAGGTGGAAGTCGTGGAGCGCTTCACGCTCGGCGAGGGAATTTCGAAAGTCGTGGCGAACTGGTGGACGCCGGCCGCCGTGCAATGCTTCAAGTCGCGTGGTGATGTGCATCTCGTCGCCTTCGGTGTCGAGACGCCGCAAGACTTCGAAACCGCGTCGCAACTGGGTTTCGATGCCGTGATGACCGATTCCCCTGCCCGCCTGCGCGCGGCATTGACCAACCAGGGGCAAGCCACAGCCAAGTAA
- a CDS encoding branched-chain amino acid ABC transporter permease, whose amino-acid sequence MMRQYRFDLVLLVLLAALPALGVYPVFAMKVLCFALFACSLNLVLGYTGLLSFGHAAFFGGAAYFAGYAMRDLAWSPLAGVLTGVATGAVFGLIFGLFAIRRQGIYFAMITLAFAQMFYFFCLQAPFTGGEDGLQGVPRQTLFGVSLDHDLALYFVVLAVVAATFALMSRVIASPFGRVLAAIKENEPRAISLGYEAERFKLLAFVLSAAVAGLAGALKTLVLGFATLSDVHWSLSGSVILMTLVGGMGTRFGPVVGALLIVSLETKLGDIGNWLAQATGWQAFTGLGSMVSVVTGVIFVLCVLLFRRGIVGEWLVWTQRWRTRRGNATRPAALAGAVKG is encoded by the coding sequence ATGATGCGTCAATACCGTTTCGATCTTGTGTTGCTCGTGCTGCTGGCGGCGTTGCCCGCCCTCGGTGTCTATCCCGTCTTCGCGATGAAGGTGCTGTGCTTTGCGCTGTTTGCCTGCTCGCTCAATCTGGTGCTCGGCTACACGGGCTTGTTGTCGTTCGGTCATGCCGCGTTCTTCGGCGGGGCCGCGTACTTCGCGGGGTATGCGATGCGCGACCTGGCATGGTCGCCGCTGGCCGGGGTGTTGACTGGCGTTGCGACCGGCGCCGTGTTCGGGTTGATCTTCGGTCTGTTCGCGATCCGTCGGCAGGGTATCTACTTCGCCATGATCACGCTTGCCTTCGCGCAGATGTTCTATTTCTTTTGCCTGCAAGCGCCATTCACCGGGGGAGAGGACGGATTGCAGGGCGTGCCTCGTCAGACGCTTTTCGGCGTATCGCTGGATCACGATCTCGCGTTGTATTTCGTGGTGCTCGCCGTGGTCGCCGCAACGTTCGCGCTGATGTCGCGGGTGATTGCGTCTCCCTTCGGCCGCGTGTTGGCGGCCATCAAGGAGAACGAGCCACGCGCGATTTCATTGGGCTATGAGGCGGAGCGTTTCAAACTGCTGGCGTTTGTCCTTTCCGCCGCAGTGGCGGGCCTTGCGGGGGCGTTGAAAACGCTGGTTCTCGGCTTTGCCACGCTGTCCGACGTGCATTGGTCGCTCTCGGGATCGGTCATTCTGATGACGCTGGTCGGCGGCATGGGAACCCGCTTCGGGCCGGTCGTCGGCGCGTTGCTGATCGTCTCGCTGGAAACCAAGCTCGGCGACATCGGCAACTGGCTGGCGCAGGCAACGGGTTGGCAGGCGTTCACCGGCCTGGGTTCGATGGTGAGCGTGGTCACGGGCGTGATCTTCGTGCTGTGCGTGCTGTTGTTCCGCCGTGGCATCGTGGGCGAATGGCTCGTGTGGACGCAACGCTGGAGAACACGCCGCGGCAACGCGACTCGGCCGGCGGCGCTGGCCGGGGCCGTCAAAGGTTAG